Part of the Carnobacterium pleistocenium FTR1 genome is shown below.
ATTCGTGAAAAATTCCCAAACATTACGCTAATCGCTGGAAATGTAGCAACAGGCGAAGGGACTCGTGCTTTATATGAAGTTGGAGTTGATGTAGTAAAAGTAGGGATTGGTCCTGGATCAATTTGTACAACACGTGTAGTAGCTGGAGTTGGGGTACCACAAATAACTGCTATTTATGATGCAGCAGAGGTAGCTCGTGAATATGGCCGTGCAATCATTGCTGATGGCGGAATTAAATATTCAGGAGATATTGTAAAAGCATTAGCAGCTGGAGGACATGCGGTTATGTTAGGCAGCATGTTAGCCGGAACAGATGAGTCTCCAGGAGAATTTGAACTTTTCCAAGGTCGTCGTTTTAAAACATACCGTGGAATGGGTAGCTTAGCTGCAATGGAGCAAGGTTCAAGCGACCGTTACTTCCAAGGTACCGTGAATGAAGCAAACAAATTAGTTCCAGAAGGTATCGAAGGACGTGTCGCCTATAAAGGAGCAGTTACAGATATCGTCTTCCAAATGCTTGGAGGATTACGCTCAGGTATGGGATATGTTGGAGCAGGAAATCTAGAACAACTGCGTGAAGATACACAATTTGTTCAAATGAGTGGAGCAGGTTTACGCGAATCCCATCCACATGATGTACAAATTACAAATGAAGCACCAAATTACTCTGTTCAATAAATAGCATAAAAAACAAGCTCAATACCGTTCATATCGAACAGTATTGAGCTTATTTTTAACAAATTCTTTAGTATTTTCTGCTATGATAAGTAAAATCGGAAAAATACGTCTAAAATGAGGGAAATCATATGAAAATTTTAGTAGTCGATGACGATAAAGAAATTGTAGAACTGTTGAGTATCTATATCCAGAATGAAGGATATGAAGTAGAAAAAGCTTACAATGGGAAAGAAGCTTTAACAAAAATTAAAACGATCAAAAATATCGATCTAATGGTATTAGATGTCATGATGCCCAACATGGATGGTAATCAAGTTGTCAAAGAAGTACGTAAAGAGCTGCAATTGCCAATTCTGATGCTCAGTGCTAAAACGACAGATATTGATAAAATTAAAGGTCTAGTAACAGGAGCGGATGATTACGTAGCTAAACCGTTTAACCCTTTAGAAGTAATGGCTCGAATCAAATCTTTATTGCGTAGAAGTAGTTATGCGACTAACTCGCAAGAATTAAATAAATTAGAGGTTGGTCCATTATTGATTGAAAAAGAATCGCATGAAGTTCGAACGATCAATGGAGAATTTATCCAACTGACAGCCTTAGAATTTGGTATTTTATACTTATTAGCTAGTAACCCAAATCGTGTTTTTAGTGCAGATGAAATATTTGAACGTGTATGGCAACAGGAAAGTCTTGTATCCGCTAAAACTGTGATGGTTCATGTCAGCCACTTAAGAGATAAAATTGAAGAAGCGACTGGCGGGGAAAAAGTAATTCAAACCGTTTGGGGAGTGGGATATAAAATCGGGGAACGGTAAAATCTTCTAAGTCCATTGAAGATTGAAGAGTAGGAGTTGACTAGTTATTTGAAACTGACAAGAAAAGAAAAAAGTAAATTGATCGTTGAAGGGTTTATTACTATTGGATTAATTTTGATTTTGTACTATGCTGCTTTTGTTATTCTCAATCGTATGCTTGTTGATTTTCCGGGAATCATCCGAGGGTTTTGGTTCTTTGGCGATGCTATTATTAGCATTCGAGGCAATCAGATTATTTCACTCACGCCATTTTTTATTATTGTTTTAACCATTGTGGCAATTGCGACCATTCATTGGCGCTTAAAAAGACGGTATAAGTTGATGCAATTAAATCACATTATTAGTGAGTTGCATTATATCGCAGAAGGTCATTATGAACACCGAATCACAACAGACTTTGGTGGAGATATGGAAAAAGTAGTAGAAAGCATTCATGTTTTAGTAGATAGTACAGTGCGAGCAATGGAGGAAGAACGTCGAATCGAACAATCTAAAGACGAGTTGATTACAAATGTAAGCCACGACATACGAACACCGTTGACTTCTATTATCGGTTACTTAGGATTGATTGAAGAAAGACGTTACCAGAATGAAGAAGAATTATTGAAATACACTCATACGGCCTACACAAAAGCGAAACAGATGAAGGTTCTTGTAGAAGATTTATTTGAATACACAAAAGTCCGTCAAACGACTACACCTTTGAATTTATCTGAGTTTGACATGGTGCAATTACTAGAGCAGCTAGCAGCAGACTTTGAATTGGAAGCTGGAAAAAGACACATGGAGATTGAAGTGGTCACTTCTTATGAAGCTGTTCAAATGGAAGCTGATACTGAAAAATTGGTTCGTGTATTCAATAATCTAATTTCAAATGCTTTGAAGTATGGAAAAAATGGTAAAAAAATAGTTATCGAAGTTCAAAAAGCTGGAAAAGAAGTTATTATTTCAGTTAATAATGATGGACTACCAATTCCACAAGAATCATTGAATCAATTATTTGATCGTTTCTATCGCGTAGAGGAATCTCGGTCGCAAGAAACAGGAGGTACAGGTTTGGGATTAGCAATTGCCCAAAGCATCGTAGCCTTACATGGCGGATATATCTATGCTTCTTCGGATGCTCATCTAACTCGTTTTGTGATGCATCTACCATTGAAGCAGTTAGCTGAAAAAGAACAATAAAGGTGCTTTCAAACGAAATTGATATAAAACAACCGTCTTATATTAAATTTAACTAAAAGAAGGTTGTTTTTTTTGCTGTAGTTCGCTAACATAGAAAAAGTGTGCAGTATTTTACTGCGAAATAATTTATTAAATAATAAAACTGAAAATCAAACGAACTGAGGAGACAATAAAAACATGAATAAATTCAAAAAAATTAGTACACTTTTTGTCACAACGCTATTATTAGGAACTTTTTCTCCATTAGGTGCTACTAGCACAACTGTATCAGCAGCAACAATTGAGCAACCTGAAATAGAAGGAGCCGCTGCTTTTATTATTGAACCAACGACGGGGAAAGTCTTATTGAATCAAAATGGTGACGAGAAGTTAGGCATTGCATCAATGACTAAGATGGTTACGGAATATCTATTATTAGAGACTATTAAAAATGGCGATTTAGCTTGGGATGATCAAGTGGAAATCAGTGAGTACGCTCATAACATCAGCCAAAATTACGAATTGTCAAACGTTCCTTTGCGAGTAGACGAAACTTATTCAGTAGAAGAACTTTACCAAGCAATGGCTATTTATTCAGCAAATGGTGCTACTATTGCACTTGCTGAACACATCGCAGGAGATGAAAAAAGTTTTGTCGACATGATGCATGAAAAAGTTGAATCATGGGGCGTCACTAACTATGAATTGTACAACACCACAGGCTTATCTAATGCCGATCTACAAGGCAACATTTACCCAGGTAGCACAGAAACTAGTGAAAACGCAATGACGGCTAGAGAAATGGCGATTGTAGCTCAACGGTTGATCACTGATTTCCCTGAAGTATTAGAAACATCTAGTATTAGTGAAAAAACCTTTAGAGAAGGTACTGATGATCAAATTAAAATGCAAAACTTTAATTGGATGTTACCAGGATTGATTTATGAACGAGAAAATGTTGATGGACTAAAAACAGGAACAACTGATTTTGCTGGAGCTTCAATGACGGGTACAGCCAAAGAAGATGACATGCGCATTATTACAATTGTAATGAATGCAACTAACGGGCAACAAGATTTAGGTAAACGATTTGTTGAGACAGATAAAATGATGGATTGGGCATTTGAAAATTGGGACATGGTTCCTGCATTTGAAGAAAACCAACTAATTGAAAATATAGATCCCGTAGTTGTAGACGAGGGTAAAAAAGATGCTATTGAATTAGCTGTGAAATCGGACGTTTCGCTTTTAGTTCCTAAAAATACAGATATGGAAAATATTTCAGTAACGGTTCAATTGCAAGAAGATTTATTAAATGAATCTGATCATTTAACGGCTCCTATTGAAAAAGGAGCCGACGTAGGAACAGCTCAAGTTATCAGTGAAGGTGACGAATTAGGTTATGTAAATGGAGATAAAGGTGAAGAAATTAGCGTTGTTGCAGCTTCAACCATTGAAAAAGCTAATGTGTTTGTGCTAGCAGGTCGCTGGGTGAAGGCCTTTATAAGTGACTTGTTCTAAATAAGCAAATAAAACTACGATATAGAAGAAAGTTTACGCTAGTTCATTAACTACTATTTATGGAAAAGGCTGGGAAATCTCCCTAGCCTTTTTTTGTTGACTTAAGGAAACAGATTAGGTAAAATATAAACAATTGAATGAACAAAAACGTTAGTAATGCGAAACAGTAAATTGTATTGAATACATAAAGAGAGTCAGTGGTTGGTGAAAACTGATGGTTTAATCTTTTGAATCCATCGCATGAAGTAAACAATGAACTCAATTTTATTGATAAAATTGTTTCGGATCCAGACCGTTATCTGATTGTAAAGTGTAGGAGATTCATAGGCAATCTTCTAAATTTGGGTGGTACCGCGAACGTTGAGGCCATTTCGTCCCATAAACAAGGGGTCGGAATGGCTTTTTTTGTACAATTTATTAGGAATAACCATAAGAAAGGAAGATTGAAATGATAGATATCAAGCGTTTAAGAACAGATTTTGATGCTACTGCAAAACAGTTAGAAA
Proteins encoded:
- a CDS encoding response regulator transcription factor encodes the protein MKILVVDDDKEIVELLSIYIQNEGYEVEKAYNGKEALTKIKTIKNIDLMVLDVMMPNMDGNQVVKEVRKELQLPILMLSAKTTDIDKIKGLVTGADDYVAKPFNPLEVMARIKSLLRRSSYATNSQELNKLEVGPLLIEKESHEVRTINGEFIQLTALEFGILYLLASNPNRVFSADEIFERVWQQESLVSAKTVMVHVSHLRDKIEEATGGEKVIQTVWGVGYKIGER
- a CDS encoding sensor histidine kinase, with amino-acid sequence MTSYLKLTRKEKSKLIVEGFITIGLILILYYAAFVILNRMLVDFPGIIRGFWFFGDAIISIRGNQIISLTPFFIIVLTIVAIATIHWRLKRRYKLMQLNHIISELHYIAEGHYEHRITTDFGGDMEKVVESIHVLVDSTVRAMEEERRIEQSKDELITNVSHDIRTPLTSIIGYLGLIEERRYQNEEELLKYTHTAYTKAKQMKVLVEDLFEYTKVRQTTTPLNLSEFDMVQLLEQLAADFELEAGKRHMEIEVVTSYEAVQMEADTEKLVRVFNNLISNALKYGKNGKKIVIEVQKAGKEVIISVNNDGLPIPQESLNQLFDRFYRVEESRSQETGGTGLGLAIAQSIVALHGGYIYASSDAHLTRFVMHLPLKQLAEKEQ
- a CDS encoding serine hydrolase codes for the protein MNKFKKISTLFVTTLLLGTFSPLGATSTTVSAATIEQPEIEGAAAFIIEPTTGKVLLNQNGDEKLGIASMTKMVTEYLLLETIKNGDLAWDDQVEISEYAHNISQNYELSNVPLRVDETYSVEELYQAMAIYSANGATIALAEHIAGDEKSFVDMMHEKVESWGVTNYELYNTTGLSNADLQGNIYPGSTETSENAMTAREMAIVAQRLITDFPEVLETSSISEKTFREGTDDQIKMQNFNWMLPGLIYERENVDGLKTGTTDFAGASMTGTAKEDDMRIITIVMNATNGQQDLGKRFVETDKMMDWAFENWDMVPAFEENQLIENIDPVVVDEGKKDAIELAVKSDVSLLVPKNTDMENISVTVQLQEDLLNESDHLTAPIEKGADVGTAQVISEGDELGYVNGDKGEEISVVAASTIEKANVFVLAGRWVKAFISDLF